In the genome of Neofelis nebulosa isolate mNeoNeb1 chromosome 8, mNeoNeb1.pri, whole genome shotgun sequence, one region contains:
- the NDUFA12 gene encoding NADH dehydrogenase [ubiquinone] 1 alpha subcomplex subunit 12 isoform X2: MEFLQVLKRGLQQLSGHGGLRGYLRVFFRANDVRVGTLVGEDKYGNKYYEDNKQFFGRHRWVIYTTEMNGKNTFWDVDGSMVPPEWPPCSLKHNIEIRPINNPSKAFECSRERKSCTSVTLLHVLLK; encoded by the exons ATGGAGTTCCTGCAGGTCCTGAAACGCGGGCTGCAGCAGCTCAGCGGCCACGGTGGCCTCCGCGGCTATTTACGAGTTTTCTTCAG GGCAAATGATGTGAGGGTTGGTACATTAGTGGGGGAAgacaaatatggaaacaaatactATGAGGACAACAAGCAATTTTTTG GTCGTCACCGATGGGTTATATATACAACTGAAATGAATGGCAAGAACACGTTTTGGGATGTGGATGGAAGCATGGTGCCCCCTGAATG gcctccctgttccctgaaacacaatattgaaattaggccaatcaATAACCCTTCAAAGGCCTTTGAGTGttcaagagaaaggaagagttgcACATCTGTCACTTTATTacatgtgctgctgaagtga